The Humulus lupulus chromosome 3, drHumLupu1.1, whole genome shotgun sequence genome window below encodes:
- the LOC133823268 gene encoding probable mediator of RNA polymerase II transcription subunit 26b: MAKKSGSLDYWRNYFRTANSDIFDIIDHAIMVAASDCPKEFRLRRDRIAERLFSCRITRCFGCDHVELAVPGGDDDDDSDDGVFKSDFDRDGGEFEAGASKESKVNSSRDDRGEMNRNQVSNFSYGDAEALTDEIEEESQIVEEVFRIKEILQNCEEESESVLFDSLRKLQLMGLTVDTLKATEIGKAVNGLRKHASKDICLLARTLIDVWKGMVDEWVSAAAAITSQNCTEGTPDSVNPSDVDDEEEGLPSPPLDVGAFFSAQTSSMELSGFFDGMDDDGNPRNSGEFVKNRENGRKQSVENQNFQKQKQKSPELNVLHGENKIQQMKKQEMVTKATRPSNTESGPGRPPKINNEHKASNDLKFQKRTDKPTLQKGPVIAPQNKFKSSEEDVKLEATKRKLQERYQQAENAKRQRTIQVMELHDLPKQGVVHRNPLVKPGNHNRHWGHGRR, translated from the exons ATGGCAAAAAAATCAGGGTCGCTAGATTACTGGAGGAATTACTTCAGGACTGCGAATTCGGATATTTTTGATATAATTGACCATGCGATCATGGTGGCGGCTTCGGATTGTCCTAAAGAGTTTAGATTGAGGAGAGATCGAATAGCTGAGAGGTTGTTCAGTTGTAGAATAACAAGGTGTTTTGGTTGTGACCACGTGGAGTTAGCTGTGCCtggtggtgatgatgatgatgattctGATGATGGTGTTTTCAAGAGTGATTTTGATAGAGATGGAGGTGAATTTGAGGCTGGAGCTAGTAAAGAGAGCAAGGTCAATAGCAGTAGAGATGATCGAGGTGAGATGAATAGAAACCAAGTTAGCAATTTCAGCTATGGAGATGCTGAGGCATTGACTGATGAGATTGAAGAAGAGTCTCAAATTGTTGAGGAAGTTTTTAGGATCAAAGAGATTCTTCAGAATTGTGAAGAAGag TCTGAATCAGTGTTGTTCGACTCTTTGAGGAAGCTTCAATTGATGGGTCTAACTGTGGATACTTTGAAG GCAACTGAGATCGGGAAGGCGGTGAATGGTCTTCGAAAGCACGCATCAAAGGATATTTGCCTTCTTGCACGAACTCTTATTGA TGTATGGAAAGGCATGGTTGATGAATGGGTTAGTGCTGCTGCAGCTATTACGAGCCAGAact GTACAGAAGGTACCCCTGATTCTGTAAATCCATCCGATGTTGATGATGAGGAAGAAGGGCTCCCATCTCCTCCTTTGGATGTAGGAGCCTTTTTTTCTGCACAGACGTCTTCAATGGAACTATCAGGG TTCTTCGATGGCATGGACGATGACGGAA ATCCTAGGAACAGTGGGGAATTCGTCAAGAACCGTGAGAATGGAAGAAAACAATCTGTGGagaatcaaaattttcaaaaacaaaaacagaAATCTCCTGAGCTGAATGTGCTTCACGGGGAAAATAAAATCCAACAAATGAAGAAACAGGAAATGGTTACTAAGGCAACTAGACCCTCAAACACCGAATCTGGTCCTGGGAGACCTCCAAAAATAAATAATGAGCACAAGGCCAGCAATGACTTGAAGTTCCAGAAAAGAACAGATAAACCTACCCTTCAGAAGGGGCCAGTTATTGCTCCGCAAAAT AAATTCAAGTCTTCTGAGGAAGATGTGAAACTTGAAGCCACAAAAAGGAAACTCCAGGAGCGGTATCAACAAGCTGAGAATG CCAAGAGGCAACGGACTATACAGGTTATGGAGTTGCATGATCTCCCTAAGCAGGGAGTTGTGCACAGAAATCCACTCGTGAAACCTGGGAACCATAATCGACATTGGGGACATGGACGTCGATAG